GCCCTGCGCCTGGGTGCCACCCAGCAGCAGGAAGTAATGCTGGCCGATAACTGGTACTCGCTGCAGGTGGTGCCCGGCCCCGGCGACACCTGCGCCACGCTCTACCTCACCAGCAGCAACGCCCTGCACGCCAGCGAGCAGCGGCTGGCCGAGCAGCACGAGTTTTACGAAGCCATCCTGAATGCCCTGGCCGTGGAAGTAGCCGTGTTTGACCCCGAGCAGCGCTTTCGCTTTGCCAACACCAAGGCTATCAAGAATGTCGGCCTGCGCGAGTGGGCCATCGGCAAAACCGACACCGAATACTGCACTTATCACCAGCTGCCCGCCGAGATGGCCGCCGAGCGCCGCCGCTATTTTGAAGAGGCGCGCCAGTACGGTGCCCCGGCGCAGTGGGAAGAAACCCTGCTCACCGACCAGGGCCCGCAGCACTGCCTGCGGCAGCTTCAGCCCTTGTATGGCCCCGATGGCAGCCTGCGCCTGATGGTGGGCACGGGCGTAGATACGACTGCCCGGCGCCTGGCCGAACAAAAGATTGCCGAGCAACAGGCTTTCTATGAGTTTGTGCTCAACCAATTGCCTTGCGACATTGGGGTTTTCGACGCGCAGTGCCGCTATCTATTTGCCAATGAGCGTGGTATCCGCGACCGGGAGGTGCGGGAGTGGGCCATTGGCAAAGACAGTTTTGCCTACTTTGAGCGCACCGGCCGGCCCCGCGAAATGGCCGAAAAGCGCCACAGCCAGCTCGAGCAGGCTATTCGCCGCCGGCAAATGATGACCTACGAGGAGAGTTTTGAACACCCCGATGGCACGCGCCACCTGCTGCGGTGCCTGCACCCGGTGTTTCACCCCGACGGCTCGCCGCACCTCATTGTGTGCTACGGGCTCGACATCACGGAGCGCGTAAAGGCCGAGCAGACGCTCACCCAGGCCAAGCTGGCCGCCGAGGACTCGTCGCGCCTTAAGGAAGCGTTTCTGGCCAATACGAGCCACGAAATTCGCACGCCGATGAACGCCATTCTGGGCATGAGCCAGCTACTGGCCAAAACTCCGCTGGCCGATGACCAGCTGACCTACCAGCAGGCCATTGCTACCTCGGCCGAGAATCTGCTCGTCATCATCAACGACGTGCTCGACCTTTCGAAGCTCGAAGCCGGCAAGCTGGTGCTCGAAATTATCGGCTTTTCGCCTACGCACCTGCTAGCCCAGGTCGAGCAGACGCTACGCTTCAAGGCCGCCGAAAAAGGTTTGGGGCTAGTCACGATACTGAGCCCGCAGGTGGCGCCCGTGCTGCTCGGCGACCCCTACCGCATTCGGCAGGTACTGCTCAATCTGGCCGACAACGCCTTAAAATTCACTAATAAAGGCATTGTAACCGTGGAGTGCCTGCCAGCAGCGCCCCAGCCCGACGCACCCGCCGACACGGTAGCCGTCGAGTTCCGGGTCACGGATACGGGCATCGGTATCGAGCCGGCGTACATCGCCACGATGTTTACCGAGTTCAGCCAGGCCGACTCGTCGGTGACGCGCAAGTTTGGCGGCACGGGCCTGGGCCTGAGCATCTGCCGCGACCTGGTGCAACTGATGGGCAGCGAAATTACCGTGAGCAGCCAGAAAAATAAGGGCACTACCACGCGGTTTATCCTGCACCTGCCGGTGGGCTCGGCCCAGTCGATAACGCGCCGCAAGCTGCCGCCCCTCACGCCCGAGCAGCGCCAGCACCTGCAAGGCAAGCGCGTGCTGCTGGTGGAGGATAATACTTTTAACCGCCAGATTGCTAAATCCTTCCTGACCCAGGCCGACGTGCACGTGGTTGAGGCCGAGCACGGCGCCCAAGCAGTGGAGGCGGTGCAGCGCCAGCGCTTCGACCTGATTTTAATGGACGTGCAGATGCCGGTGATGGACGGCTACGCGGCCACGGCGCTGCTGCGCCAGCAGCTGGCCCTCACCACGCCCATCATTGCGCTCACGGCCAATGCCATCAGTGGCGAGCGCGAGAAGTGCCTGAGTGCCGGCATGAACGGCTACCTGGCCAAGCCCTTCCAGGAAATGCAGCTCTTGCAGCTGCTGCACGACTGGGTGCTGCCCGCCACCACCGAGGCGGCCCCGGCCGAGCTAACGCCCCTGGCTGAGCTGGCCACCGAGCCCGTTCAGCCCGCGCCCAGCGCCAATCTCTACAGCATCGACGACCTGCTGAAGGCTGGCCAGGGCGACCCCGAATTTGTGGTATTTATGCTGCACACTTTCAGCGAAAGCTGCGAGGAGGCGCTGCACGACCTGCGCCGGGGGCTAGCCGAGGCCAACCTGAGCTTGCTCAAAGACACGGCCCACGCGCTCAAGCCCAGCTTGCAGCACCTCAACGCCTGGCAACCCCTGCCGCCGGTGGAGAAGCTCAACAACTGGGCCGAAGACTTTGCCGCCGAGCCGCTAACGGCGCTGGTCGATGCCATCGAGCCGCTGCTGCGCGCCGTGCTGGCCCAGATTGCGCTCGACTTGCAGGAAGACAATGTGATGACGCGCCTGCTGGCCGTGTAGATTAGCCAGGATTGCGACGGGCCGGGCAGCTCAAGAAATGCCTTTTCTTGAGCTGCCCGGCCCTGCTATGTTTGGCGCGCTGAAATAGCGCTAACTTACCGGCGATGAAACGCCTAGGAACTCCTGCTGCTACGCGGCTAGCCTTGCTGGGCCTGGTTGCGCTGCTGGTCTTCGGCAACTGCGCACAGAACGTGTACCGGGTGCTGGGGCCGGGCACTACGCCGCAGCAGGTAGCCCAACTGAAACGGCTAAACGACAGCGTATCGGCTCAATATCAGGCAGCTTACCGGCGGCCAGCCGGGGCCGCTGGCCCTACCAGCCAGCAGATTCAGGATAGTGCCCAGGCGGCCCGGCGCCGGCTGCTGAGCCCAACGCAATTCAGGCGCCTTCAATTGGCCCGGCGGCCCGGCATGATGCCGCTGCGCTACCCGCCTCGCCCACCCCGGGGCTACCGCTAGCCTCGGGCTTTTTGAGAAGGCAGAATTACCCGGCCGGGCGGTTTCTCCGTACCCTAGCCGATAAGCTTCTTTCGCCCTTCCTTCTTTTTGCCATGACACCGGCTCGCCTACTCTTTTCCGCCCTCACGCTCAGCCTGGCGGCTTCCGGCTGCTCTATTTTTCATCGCCATCATGACACCCCACCGCCGGTGGTCGAAACCGTGCGCACGCCCGACTCGCCCACGCCGCCCACCGCCGCCCGCGACCTGGCCGACGCCATGACCACCGTGCTGCACCTGCGCCCCGACCAAACCAGTAAAGTGCGCCAGGTACTCAGCTCGACCGTGGAGCAGGCAAACGCGGCCCGCCAGCAGTACCCGGCCCAGTCGCCGCAGTTTAAAGCCGCGGTGACCCGCATCAACACCTCTTCTGACAAGCAGCTACGCGCTATTCTGGGGCCGACGACTTACCGCGAAATGCAGGTAAAGCAGGCCCAGATTCAGGCCGAGATGCAGCGCCGCTAGGCTACTCCAGGCCCGGCAGCACGCGGCGCGGGGCCACGTCGGTGTCGTCGTAGAGTTCGCGCAGGGGCAGGCTCAGGCCCAGGTCGGGAATTTCGAGCACGTCGTCGGGGGTACTGAGCAGGGTGTAGACCCACTGCCCGGCGGCGTCGCGCCGAAACCACTCGACTACCCAGGCGCTCTGCGAGATGAGTAGATAATGGCGCAGGCTCGGCAGCTTCTGGTAGTTGGCAAATTTCTCGGTACGGTCGTACTCGGCCGTGGCGGATGACAGGATTTCGGCCAGCAGCAGCGGGTGGCGCACCAGGTAGGGGTCGCGGCGGTCGGCCGGGTCGAGGGTCACCAGCACGTCGGGGTAGGTGTAGAAAGCATTGGCCCGCACCACCAGCAGCACGCTTTCGTCGAGCACCCGGCCGCCCTGGCGCCGCACCGGCGGGCGCAGCGCTGCCACCAGATTGCCCTTAATAAGGTTGTGCGCCAGGCTAGCGCCGCCCACCGCAAAGGCCTCGCCTTCAACGTACTCATACTTCGCCGCGCTTTTTTCTTGCAGCGCGAAGTATTCTTTCAGCGTGTAGTGGCGGGGCGGCGTGGCAGGTTGTCCCATGATTGCTTCTTTTCGTCAAATGTACACCACGTCGCCAGGGGCCGGCTTACAAATACTTCAGCAGCAAGCCGAGCAGGCGGCGCACGCGGCCGGTGTAGGGCGGGTAAAACTGCTTGATGCCGGTGAAGCCCACGCGCTGCTGCAACACGGCCTTCTCGTTGCTGAACGCCAGGAAGCCCGCGTAGCCGTGGGCCTTGCCCAGACCGCTGTTGCCGACGCCGCCAAAAGGCAAATCGGGGTGCGCGAGCTGGATAATCGTCTCGTTCACGGCCGCGCCGCCGGCCGCCACGGTATCGAGCAGGTAGCGGCGGTTGGCGGGGCTGGTGGTGAACACGTACTGCGCCAGCGGCGGCAGCCGGGCATTGACGTAGGCCGCCGCCTCGGGCAGGCGCTCGAAGCTGAGAACGGGCAGCAACGGGCCAAATATCTCTTCCTCCAGGATGGCCGCGCCGGCCGGTACCTGGGTCAGAATAGTGGGTTCGAGGTAGCACTGCGGCTCGTCGAAGCTGCCGCCCTGGGCCACGGTAGCGCCGCGCGCTTCGGCGTCTTCGAGCAGGGCGGCCAGCCGGGCAAAGTGGTGGGCATTGACAATGCGGGCGAAAGACTGCGACGCTTTAATTTCCTCATTGTCAGCACCATAATAGTTATGAATAGCTCGCCGCAGCTCGGCTACCAGCGCGTCGTGCACGCTGGCCTGCACCAGCAGGTAGTCGGGCGCCACGCAGGTTTGGCCGGCGTTCAGGAACTTGCCCCACACGATTTTCTCGGCCGCGTCGCGCAGGTTGGCCGTGTCATCTACAATGGCCGGGCTCTTGCCGCCCAGCTCCAGCGTGAGGCCGCTGAGGTGCTCGGCGGCGGCGCGCATCACGATTTTGCCAATCTGCGGCGAGCCGGTGAAGAAAATGTGGTTCCAGGGCAGGCGCAGCAGCTCGCTGGCTACCTCCTTGCCGCCTTCCAGCACCAGCACTTCATTGGGCTGAAACAGCTCCTCGGCCAGCCGGCGCAGCAGCGCCGAGGTAGCGGGCGTTTGCTCGGCGGGCTTCACCACCACCGCATTGCCGGCCGCAATGGCCGAGGCCAGCGGGTCGAGGGCCAAATAAAACGGGTAGTTCCAGGGCGCGATGATGAGCACTACGCCCTTGGGCTCGGGCTGCACCCAGCTGCGGGTGCCCAGCAGGGCCATTGGCGTGCCCACCGCCAGTGGGGCCAGCCACTTTTTGAGCTGCCGGCTGGTGTGGCGCAGCTCGGTGAGTGAAGGCCAGATTTCGGTAAGGTCAGTTTCCTCGGGCGGCTTCTTAAAATCCTGGTACAGCGCCTGTTGAATAGCGGCGCGGTTGGCCAGGAGCCAGCCTTCCAGCCGGGCTAGCCGGCAGCGGCGGGCCGCCGCATCCTCGGCGCGCAGGGCCGGCGCATTGGCGCGCAGCGCGGCAAACCCGGCGGCAAAGCGGTTGGCCGTGGGGCTAGCCGCCACAACAGGCAAAGAAGCAGAAAGGGCCATAAGCGCAAGCGTCTCACGCTAGCCACGCCCCACCGCCGGCGCGCAGCTACTTGAACGGATGAAAGATAGCGCCTGGCTTTCAACTGCCACGCCTAGTGCCTGGGTGTAGGCTAGCCCACGGCTGGCCGGTACCCCTTAGGCGCTAAAAAGCCTGCTACCGCTGCGAGTAGCAGGCTTTTTGGTTGGCCAGACCGGGTGATACTACAAAATACCTTTCAGGCCTTTTTTCACCTTGCGGTTGCCATTTTCATCAATGATGATTTTGGTGCCATCGGCGCGCTTGATTTTCACTGAGCCATCGTTGTGGCGCTTGATTTTGCCGCCATTTTCGTATTTCACCTTGTGGCTGTCTTCCTTGTTTTCTACTTTCTTCACGCCGGTGCCCTGGCTCACGCTGGCGTGCACGCCGGGGTGCGTGGCGGTGGTAGTGGTGGTAGTCGTGGTAGTGGTAGCAGTGTAGGGGCCAGCGTAATAGTTGCCCTGGTTAGCCGTGTAAGCGTTGTAGGCAGCGGGGTCGGTCACTACGGTGTGCACCTCGCGGGTGGTGCGGTCGTTGAGGTCGCGCAGGGCGGCGTAGCGGCCCACCGTATCGGTACGGGCGTCGATAGCGCGCAGGGCACGGCCCCGGCCGTAATAAATCTGCTGCAAGCGGGCCTTGGCGGCGGCATCGGTGGCGTGCACGTCGGCCGCTACCTGGTTGGCTAGCTGGTCGGCGCTGCTGCGGTAGCTGGTGGTATCCACCGTGGTCGTGGTAGTGGTAGTGGCAGTGCCACCGGGCACAGTCGTGGTTTCGGTCGTTTCAGTTTTCTTTTCCTGCGAGCAGGAAGCAAGGGCAGCCGTAGCGGCCGTAGCCAGCAGGAGAATGGTGAATTTCATGAGTTTAAGAGCAAGTAAGGTGCGGCTTGACGCCTAATTCTGCCGTCATACGGCCAGGCCAAAAATGATGTTGCCAGGCCCTACAAAAAGGCCTGGCAATCAGTTGCTTACTAAATACGCTTAGCTTAGGCATTCACCACCGAGCCGCCGTTGGGGTGCAACGTCTGGCCCGAGAAATAGGAGGCGTCTTCCGAGGCCAGGAATACGTAGGCCGGGGCCACCTCCGAAGGCTGGCCGGCGCGCCCCATGGGCACTTCGCGGCCAAAAACCGGCACCTTGAGCAGGCCGGCCCCCGTGATGAAAGGCGTCCAGATGGGCCCCGGCGCCACCGAGTTGACCCGGATGCCTTTTTTGATGAGCTGCAACGACAGCGCCCGCGTAAATCCCTCAATGGCACCCTTAGTCGAAGTGTAGTCGAGCAGCTGCTCGTTGCCCTTATAGGCATTCACCGAGGTGGTATTAATAATGGCCGCCCCTTCCTTGAGGTGCTTCAGCGCCGACCGCGTGATGCGGAACATGGCGATGATGTTGAGATTGAAGATGCTATCGAGCTCCTCGTTGGTAATTTCTTCGAGCGAGTCGTGCCAGTTTTGCTCGGCGGCATTGTTCACCAGCACGTCGAGCTGGCCGTATTCGGCCACTGTGCGGGCCACGATTTCGTCGCAAAAGGCGGGCACTTTCAAGTCGCCGGGCAGCAGCAGGCAGCGGCGGCCTTCGGCCTGCACCAACTGCTGGGTTTTTTCGGCGTCCTGCTGCTCGGTAGGAAAGTAGCAGATGGCCACGTCGGCACCTTCGCGGGCAAAGTGCACGGCCACGGCCCGCCCGATACCCGAGTCGCCGCCCGTGATGAGGGCAATCTTGTTTTGTAGCTTGTCGGCGCCTTTGTAACCGGGGCGAATGTGCTCGGGCTCGGGCGTCATCTTGTATTCGAGGCCGGGCTGGCCGGCGCCCGCCTCTTGGTGCTGAGGTGGGAAAACAGTGGGCTTATCAGACATTATAACTTATGGAAAAGGAGTTGAAACTGCGTTCAGGCTTAACGACAGTGGCCAACTGAGGTTACCCGAACCTGGCCCAAACAGCCGGATATGCGGTTCTTTGCAGGATATTTTCCCTCACTCGTGACCGACCAACCGCTAGCCCGAGCTTCTGCCGCGCCCGCCCACCGCCACTTTGTGCTGCACAAGCCCTGGGGCTACCTCAGCCAGTTCACCAGCGAGTTTGCCAAAGAAGTAAAAAAGAAGCGCTTTCTGGGCGAGCTGGGCAATTTTCCGGCCGGCACGATGGCCATCGGCCGGCTCGATGAGGACAGCGAAGGCCTGCTGCTGCTCACCACCGACGGCCGCGTGAGCGAGCAGGTGCGCAGCCGCCACATCGAGAAAGAATACTATGCCCAGGTCGATGGCCTGCTCACCCCCGCAGCCCTGGCTAGCCTGCAAGCGGGCGTCGATATCAGCCTCCACGGCACGCCCTACCGCACGCGGCCCTGCCAGGCGCGCCTGCTGGCGGCCGCGCCCGACTTGCCGCCGCGCGGCCGCCGCATTCGCGACGACCGCCACGGGCCGACCAGCTGGGTAGCCATCGTCGTGACCGAAGGCAAGTTTCGGCAGGTGCGCAAAATGACGGCCGCCGTGGGGTTTCCGACCCTGCGGCTGGTGCGCGTGCGCGTGGGAGAAGTGCGGCTCGAGGGGTTGCCAGCGGGCGCTAGCCGCGAGGTTAGCAGTTTTTTCAAAAATTAACGAGTAGATTCGGGACTTATTCCGGTGCGAGGTGGTTCTACAGTAGTCCGTTGCCGCCCGGTGCTGGTTTTACGCCGGCAGCAGCCGAATACTCTATCAACCCCCTATGGCCAGAGCGCAAGAAAGTTTCAGTAAGAAAGAGAACGAAAAGAAGCGGCTGAAAAAGCAGCAGGAGAAAGCTGAGCGCCGCGAAGAGCGCCAGGCCAATAAGAAGGATTCCAGCCTGGAAGAGATGCTGGCCTACGTGGATGAGAATGGCAACATTACGACCACGCCGCCCGACCCGACCCGCAAGAAGAAGGAAATCAACGCCGAAGATATCGTAGTAGGCGTGCCCAAGCAGGAAGACCGCGAGCCGGAAGATACTCAGCGCACCGGCACCGTCACGTTCTTCAACTCCTCGAAGGGCTACGGCTTCATCAAGGATGCCGTGAGCCAGGAAAGCATTTTCGTGCACGCCAACGCCCTCGGCGGCCTCACGCTGCTCGAAGGCAACAAGGTCACGTTTGAGGTAGAGCCGGGCATGAAAGGCCCGACCGCCGTGCGCGTGAAAATGGCCAGCTAAACACAGCTTGTGATTTATAAAAAAGCGTCTGAAACCTGAGGTTTCAGACGCTTTTTTGTGTGCCCAGGGCTAGCGCCTATTTTCCGACCCATGCTAAGCGGCCACTCTGGTAGCGGTAGCGACCCGGTGCAAGAGCAGTTAGGGGGCATTCGGGGGTATCGCCTTTGGTTTTGATGGGCCCGATGAGCACCTCGTGCCGGCGCAGGCTGATGCGGCGGCTACAGCCGGACACCCCTTCACCAGCTTCAATGGGCGAGCCGTGCATCGCTGCATACTGAGGGTAGGCCTCGCTTTCGGCAGCAGTGCCGGCGCTCAGTAGCAGCAAGGGCTTATGGGTAAGGTCGATGATATTTATCCAGCGCCAATCTTCGCGGCCAGCATTGCCGCCCACGTCCGACTGGCTCACAGTGACAAATAGTTCGGGCTGGCCCTGCTGGTCGAGGTTGTCGAGGCTAAAGGTGATGGTGCTTTGGGTAATATCGCCGCCCTGGTTTAAGTTATCGGGCATTTCGAGCAGCAGCTCGGTCCACACCGTATCGCGCCGCGAGGTGCGAAAGAGCAGACGGGGCAGCGAGTCGGGGGCCGTAATCTGGAGAAAGCGCCCCTGAATGGTATCGACCTGCACGTTGCTGGCCGGGTCGAAGCGCAGGGCAGTGCTGCCGACCCGCATGGTCTGGAGGAAGTGAGCACCTAGCGGCACGGCAGCTAGGGTTGGCTGGGCCGCTGGGGTAGCCGGCATGAGTGCAGGGGCGGGCCGCGCTTTTTCGGTAGTAGTCGTAGTGGCTTGCTCACCGCAGGCAGCCAGACCCAGGCTGGCTAGCAGCAGAAATATCGCTCGCATTGAAGAAGAAATAGGAGCCGGCGAACTCGCTGCTCGCCCAGCCGGAACTGGGTGCTAAGTTTAGGCCGCAAAATAGCCTAGCGCTATCTTTTATGCCCCGCTACCTAGCTACTGCCTATTTATGAAGCGATTTTTTATTGCCCTGAGCCTGGGGCTGGCACTGGCAGGTTGCGCGCCCAAAGTCGTGATGCAGGCTACTGGGCCCGCCAGGACCGCCAATCCGGCCGAGGGCTTTCTGGTCATCAAGGAAACCGACGCCTTCACCGGCCCGGCCGAGGAGTTGGGCACCATCTACATTAAGGACTCGGGCTTTACGCTCAGCTGCGACTACGAAACGGTGGTGGCGCTGGCTACCCAGCAGGCGCGCCAGCTGGGGGCCAATGTGCTGCGTATTTACGAGCACCTGCAGCCCAATATGATGAGCACCTGCCACCGCATCCGGGCCAAGGCATTGCGCGTGGCCGACCTCACGCCCTACGAAACGGAGATTGTCTGGAATCCTGCCCGCCGGCTGCGGCAGGTCGATTTCAAAGCCAGTACTGCCAACCGGCCCTTTGAGGCGGCTACCAGCAGCAGCCTGCGCTACCACTACGCCGGGCACCCGCTGCAAGGCAAGGTGAGCCTGACCATCGAAACGGTATTCGATTGCCAGCGGTCCTATTTCAAAGGCACCCGCAACCCCGCCTACACCCTAGCCCACGAGCAGGGCCACTTCGACATCTCCGAAATCTATGCCCGGCGCTTTACCAAACTCATTCAGGAGCAGGTTCCCACTGTGCGCGAGCTACAAGCCCGGCAAGAAGACCTATACCACCAGCTGATGCTGGAAGCCCAGGCTACGCAGGATAAATACGACACCGAGGTCTACGCCGACCCCAGCAAGCAACCCGCCTGGCTAAGCCAGATAACGCAGCAGCTCAACGAGCTGCAACCCTACGCCAGCAAGCAGGTAACCCTAAAAATTTAGGGCTAGTAAGCGCGAAAGCCGCTGCTGCCCGAGGGCAACAGCGGCTTTCGCGCAAGTCGTGACAAGGCGGTTACTCCTCCAGCGAGCTCAGGTTATAGTTGGCCTTGGCTGCGTTGCTAGCCGCTGCAAAGTCTGTAGAAGTGCCAGCATCGGTGGCCGCCGCAGTTTTGGGCTTATTCAGCTTCTTTACTAGGAGGCGCACGCCCAGGGCACCTAGCGCGGTGCCAGCCAGTACTTTCTGGGTAGTGCTGAGCTTGCCCACGCTGCCTTTACCCAGCTTCTTGAGCGACTTGGCGGCGCCGCCGAGTAGGGTAGCTTTTTTAGCGATTTTCTTTTTTTTGTTCTTTTTCATGGTGCTTGGAAATAAAATAAGCGAAGTAGTACTGCAAGCCGGGTATTCGCAGTCCCTCACAAAAGGTTGTGCATCACCAGCCCACCCCGTTGTGCCCGGCGGCGTTGTTTGCTAGGCTACTCGCCGTCCGGGCTAGCCGCCTTTTTTCGCTTGCGCGGCGCCGATAGGTCTACTGCCGACGTTGCTGCGTCGTCGTCGCCCGTGGCCGGCGCATCGGTTTGCTGCTGGGCCAGGTAGGTGAGGCCGGCGGCTAGCAGGGCCAGGCCGCCCACCACTTTCTGGCCAGTACTGAGCTTGCCTATTTGCTTGGTCACCTTGCGAAACTTCTTGAGCGAGAGGTTCGCCATATCCAGAATATCGCCCGATAGCTCGTCTTTTTTCTTCGCGTGCTTTTTTTTGTCCTTAGGCATGAGCGTGTAGCGGAAAGCTTGGGTGAGGAGAAACTCTAACGGGAAGGCCATAGCGAAGCAGGGCAGCAGCGCCACCAGTGGGCTAGCGTATTCGCAAGCCGGCGTCAGAAGGTTGCCCCTCGCGGCTAGGCTGCCGGCAGCACAGCCGGCAGCCTAGTGCTTTTTTCTTTTCTATATGTGGCGCCCACGTAGTATCTATGTTTCTCAGGTGGAGCCCAGAACCCACTTTAATAAACGGGGCGCTTTCCGAAAAGCCTTATGAGTAGGGGTATAACTGTTTACACCACCCATGCAATACTTTTTACACGTCTTAAAAAACTACGTCGTTTTCCGGGGCCGTGCCCGCCGCAAGGAATACTGGATGTTTACCCTGTTCTAATTCATTTTCAGCCTGGCCGCGCTGTTTCTGGATGCTGTTAT
The genomic region above belongs to Hymenobacter sp. BRD128 and contains:
- a CDS encoding response regulator, which produces MSIAFDSTSTLSASNTHSEDDKDWRIQAETQLAELRQALAQAQTQLEVQSSRLLALLGTVPQGASGQVGPHVLARRQAMLGPAAGLWQQEAHLTQVLDQNPHPIMRLTATGEVRYANPAAKALGPALASAGQPNGYLLSLVRAALRLGATQQQEVMLADNWYSLQVVPGPGDTCATLYLTSSNALHASEQRLAEQHEFYEAILNALAVEVAVFDPEQRFRFANTKAIKNVGLREWAIGKTDTEYCTYHQLPAEMAAERRRYFEEARQYGAPAQWEETLLTDQGPQHCLRQLQPLYGPDGSLRLMVGTGVDTTARRLAEQKIAEQQAFYEFVLNQLPCDIGVFDAQCRYLFANERGIRDREVREWAIGKDSFAYFERTGRPREMAEKRHSQLEQAIRRRQMMTYEESFEHPDGTRHLLRCLHPVFHPDGSPHLIVCYGLDITERVKAEQTLTQAKLAAEDSSRLKEAFLANTSHEIRTPMNAILGMSQLLAKTPLADDQLTYQQAIATSAENLLVIINDVLDLSKLEAGKLVLEIIGFSPTHLLAQVEQTLRFKAAEKGLGLVTILSPQVAPVLLGDPYRIRQVLLNLADNALKFTNKGIVTVECLPAAPQPDAPADTVAVEFRVTDTGIGIEPAYIATMFTEFSQADSSVTRKFGGTGLGLSICRDLVQLMGSEITVSSQKNKGTTTRFILHLPVGSAQSITRRKLPPLTPEQRQHLQGKRVLLVEDNTFNRQIAKSFLTQADVHVVEAEHGAQAVEAVQRQRFDLILMDVQMPVMDGYAATALLRQQLALTTPIIALTANAISGEREKCLSAGMNGYLAKPFQEMQLLQLLHDWVLPATTEAAPAELTPLAELATEPVQPAPSANLYSIDDLLKAGQGDPEFVVFMLHTFSESCEEALHDLRRGLAEANLSLLKDTAHALKPSLQHLNAWQPLPPVEKLNNWAEDFAAEPLTALVDAIEPLLRAVLAQIALDLQEDNVMTRLLAV
- a CDS encoding Uma2 family endonuclease translates to MGQPATPPRHYTLKEYFALQEKSAAKYEYVEGEAFAVGGASLAHNLIKGNLVAALRPPVRRQGGRVLDESVLLVVRANAFYTYPDVLVTLDPADRRDPYLVRHPLLLAEILSSATAEYDRTEKFANYQKLPSLRHYLLISQSAWVVEWFRRDAAGQWVYTLLSTPDDVLEIPDLGLSLPLRELYDDTDVAPRRVLPGLE
- a CDS encoding aldehyde dehydrogenase family protein codes for the protein MALSASLPVVAASPTANRFAAGFAALRANAPALRAEDAAARRCRLARLEGWLLANRAAIQQALYQDFKKPPEETDLTEIWPSLTELRHTSRQLKKWLAPLAVGTPMALLGTRSWVQPEPKGVVLIIAPWNYPFYLALDPLASAIAAGNAVVVKPAEQTPATSALLRRLAEELFQPNEVLVLEGGKEVASELLRLPWNHIFFTGSPQIGKIVMRAAAEHLSGLTLELGGKSPAIVDDTANLRDAAEKIVWGKFLNAGQTCVAPDYLLVQASVHDALVAELRRAIHNYYGADNEEIKASQSFARIVNAHHFARLAALLEDAEARGATVAQGGSFDEPQCYLEPTILTQVPAGAAILEEEIFGPLLPVLSFERLPEAAAYVNARLPPLAQYVFTTSPANRRYLLDTVAAGGAAVNETIIQLAHPDLPFGGVGNSGLGKAHGYAGFLAFSNEKAVLQQRVGFTGIKQFYPPYTGRVRRLLGLLLKYL
- a CDS encoding SDR family oxidoreductase, producing MSDKPTVFPPQHQEAGAGQPGLEYKMTPEPEHIRPGYKGADKLQNKIALITGGDSGIGRAVAVHFAREGADVAICYFPTEQQDAEKTQQLVQAEGRRCLLLPGDLKVPAFCDEIVARTVAEYGQLDVLVNNAAEQNWHDSLEEITNEELDSIFNLNIIAMFRITRSALKHLKEGAAIINTTSVNAYKGNEQLLDYTSTKGAIEGFTRALSLQLIKKGIRVNSVAPGPIWTPFITGAGLLKVPVFGREVPMGRAGQPSEVAPAYVFLASEDASYFSGQTLHPNGGSVVNA
- a CDS encoding pseudouridine synthase, whose amino-acid sequence is MTDQPLARASAAPAHRHFVLHKPWGYLSQFTSEFAKEVKKKRFLGELGNFPAGTMAIGRLDEDSEGLLLLTTDGRVSEQVRSRHIEKEYYAQVDGLLTPAALASLQAGVDISLHGTPYRTRPCQARLLAAAPDLPPRGRRIRDDRHGPTSWVAIVVTEGKFRQVRKMTAAVGFPTLRLVRVRVGEVRLEGLPAGASREVSSFFKN
- a CDS encoding cold-shock protein, with amino-acid sequence MARAQESFSKKENEKKRLKKQQEKAERREERQANKKDSSLEEMLAYVDENGNITTTPPDPTRKKKEINAEDIVVGVPKQEDREPEDTQRTGTVTFFNSSKGYGFIKDAVSQESIFVHANALGGLTLLEGNKVTFEVEPGMKGPTAVRVKMAS